One Agelaius phoeniceus isolate bAgePho1 chromosome 8, bAgePho1.hap1, whole genome shotgun sequence genomic region harbors:
- the COA7 gene encoding cytochrome c oxidase assembly factor 7: MAGFINFADEEEVRAYLENLHVEYSYQCFKEKDPDGCQRFADYLDAVRKDFVAAARVLRDNCEVHGHSESCYKLGAYQALGKGGLSPDLKAAYKSFIKSCEKNGKKSANACHSAGLLAQDGRANNDQPDPVAARDYYTKACDSNFAPSCFNLSVIYLQGAPGVPKDMSSALKYSLKGCELGHVWACANASRMYKLGDGVEKNDAKAEDLKNRAKQLHKEQKEAASSLTFGE; this comes from the exons ATGGCCGGCTTCATCAACTTCGCGGACGAGGAGGAGGTGCGGGCGTACCTGGAGAACCTGCACGTGGAGTACAGCTACCAGTGCTTCAAGGAGAAGGACCCGGACG GCTGCCAGCGCTTCGCCGATTACCTGGACGCCGTCAGGAAAGACTTCGTGGCGGCGGCGCGGGTGCTGCGCGACAACTGCGAGGTGCACGGGCACAGCGAGAGCTGCTACAAACTGGGGGCCTACCAGGCCCTCGGCAAAG GTGGACTCAGCCCAGATTTGAAAGCTGCCTACAAATCCTTCATCAAGTCATGtgagaaaaatgggaagaagTCAGCAAATGCATGTCACAGCGCTGGGCTGCTGGCCCAGGACGGGAGAGCCAACAATGATCAGCCTGACCCTGTTGCTGCTAGAGACTATTACACAAAAGCCTGTGATAGCAATTTTGCTCCCAGCTGCTTCAACCTGAGTGTGATATACCTGCAGGGAGCACCTGGGGTCCCcaaggacatgagcagtgcctTGAAGTACTCGCTGAAGGGCTGTGAGCTGGGGCACGTGTGGGCTTGTGCCAACGCCAGCCGCATGTACAAACTGGGAGATGGCGTTGAGAAGAACGATGCCAAGGCAGAGGATCTGAAAAACAGGGCAAAACAATTGCATAAAGAGCAGAAAGAAGCTGCAAGCTCTCTAACATTTGGGGAGTAA